Sequence from the Methanobacterium alkalithermotolerans genome:
TTCCCTCATAGCTTCCGCCCATCGGGAGGTTGAATCTGCCATTAAAGCCACGTCATATCCCTGATCCCTGAAGTACTCTGCGATAGTTATACCGGTGTATACACATGCTTCCCGAGCTGCTACTGGCATGTTAGAAGTATTTGCAATAAGTACCGTACGATCCATTAAAGGTTTACCTGTTTTAGGGTCTTCCAGTTCAGGAAACTCCTTGAGTACCTCTGTCATCTCGTTACCCCTTTCACCACAACCAACATAAACCACAATATCTGCATCGGCCCACTTAGCCAGTTGCTGTTGGGTAACTGTTTTACCTGATCCAAAAGGCCCAGGAATAGCTGCAGTACCACCTTTAGCAACAGGGAAAAAGGTGTCCTGTGCTCTTTGTCCAGTTATTAGTGGTATGTCTGGATCAAGTTTCTTTTTGTAAGGTCGGCCTTTTCTTACCGGCCATTTCTGCATCATTTGAACTTTTTCAACACCTTTTTCGGTTTCCACTTCAGCGATGTCTTGGGTAACCGTATATTCCCCTGGGGAAGCTATGGTTTTTAAAGTTCCAGAGATAGTAGGGGGTACCATGATTTTTTGTAAAACCGCAGAAGTTTCCTGAACTTCTCCGATAACGTCTCCACCCTGAACTTTATCTCCTGCACTGGCCAGGGGTTTAAAGGTCCATTTTTTATCCTTAGGCAATGATGGAACATCCACCCCTCTTTTAATGTAATCCCCGGCCACGATTTTAATTTTTTCTAAAGGCCTCTGGATTCCATCAAAAATAGATCCAATAATACCTGGTCCCAGTTCTACTGAAAGAGGACCCCCGGTACTTTCTACAATTTCTCCGGGTTTAAGACCGGCAGTTTCTTCGTAAACCTGAATGGTAGCGGTGTCGCCTTCCAGCTCAATTATTTCACCAATAAGTCGGTCTCCACCTACTTTAACCATCTCATACATCTGGGTTCCCTTCATCCCATCAGCGACGATAACAGGACCCGCTATTTTAATAATTTTTCCTTCTGTAATCATTTTACCATCTCAACCCCAATAACTCTTTTAATCAATTCCCTCATGGGATCTGTGGCCCTATCTGATGGGCCGGATTTATCTGGAATCTCAATTATCATAGGTAGTGCACTTGATTTGGTGAATTTTTCAATAACCTCTCTTAGTTCTTCACCTATTTTTTCGGTGATTATGATTATGGCTGTTTTTTCCTTAATCAGAGTGGTTAGAGTTTCTTCAGCCTCTTGTGTTGATTCAACAACGTAACCTTCTTTAATGCCTCCTAATTTGAAGCCAGTTACGGTATCAGCATCTGCTACTACTGCAATTGATGATTTCATATTAACATCTCCTTAATCACAGAGACAGGAAATCCAGATTCTCTTTTGCCCCGGACAATGACTTTTAAATTCTTAATTTCTACTTCCTTTCGGCTTAAGAAACCTATCATAGGACCTATTCCAAATGGTTTTTTTAATGATAGGGTTTTTGCAGTTTTTTGAATATATCCAGATAATGCTGCTTCAAAGGGAGCTATAGAACCTGTTTTATTATATTCGGCTAATGCATCAACCATAATAGTAGAATAATCCGTTCCTTCCAAGGCACTAATAACACCAGAGACATCTTCTGATTCCATAAGGTCCTTTAATTTCCAATCTCTAATTTGATATCCTTTAGAAATCATGTAAGGACTTATATCATCATATTTCAGTCCGTCGGCTTTGGCTCTGAGAATTATTTTTAGATTTGAAGCATCTACCTGGGTACCAATATATGGATGTAATAAGGTTGTGTTTGCATCAGATGGATCGGATACTGCTTTTAATAGATTTTCTAAATAATATTTATCCAGAGCAGCTTCCAGGGGTAGAACCATCCCTTTTTCTTCGTAATCTGTTAGGGCGTCTTCCAGTATCTGAGAGTATTCTGTACCCTCTAGACCTATAATTACCTCAGTTACAGATTTAACTTCCACCAGCTTTTCCACTACATCACTTATTTCACCAAAGGGAATTAATAGTTCCGCGGTCTTTTCAGGGTCAAGTCCTGCTTCTTTAGCAGTAATCAATGTTTTGATGTTACTTATATCCCATTTTTTAAGTAGAACGCGGAATACGTCTTTAATACCCCCCGGAGCTATCCTGGCAATAAGATCATGTGTTTCTGCCATTTGAATATCCAGCGCTTTTTCCAGTGGATATTTATCCACATATTTGGAGTACTCTGGAAAACCACGCAGGTAGTTTTTTACCTCTTCCAGATTTTCTGATTCGAGAATCTCTGAAAACTGTTTTTGGGTTATTAAACGTCCGATTCTTGCTCTAACTCTGGCATTAGGGTATGCGTAAGGGAACATTTCAAATACTGGCTTTATGGTAACTATAACTACAATAGCCCCTATAATGAACCCTGCTAATAATAAAAGACCTATAAAAGATTCAATAGAGGAGAAACCCATTGAGGTTACAATTGCACTAATGCTATCTGCCATAATTTATCTCCCCTATTATTCGAATAGTACCTTAGCAACTTCATAACGTAATGTTTTCTTGAAACGTTGCATTCTGGCCTCGATAGTATTATTTACCTCTATTTCACCATTTTTAGTTTTTAAAATGGCTCCTCCGATGGTATTTATATTATCACCAAGTTCCAGAGTGGTTTTCGTGCCTGTTTCTTTTTCAACTACAGCTTCAATATCGTTAAGGGAATCTTTAACTTTATCAACATCATCTACTTTAATTAGAACCTGTAATTCTCCTCCCCCACATTCCATAGAAGCTTCTGTAATAATCTCGATTAGAGATTGCTTGTATTCTGATGAAGATGTGGAAGCCAGAATCCTTAATTTTTCAAAGGCTTTCTGGAATGATTCCTCAATTACTTCTTCTCTAGCCTCCAGATCTGCTCTTCGAGCATTCATTTTAGCTTCAGAGATAATTTGCTGATATTTCATTCGAGATTGTTTCTGGGCATCATCCAGAATTTTTTCTTTCTCCAACTGGGCTTCTTTTTCTCCAGCCTCAGTTATTGAATTACTTTCTAATTGTGCCTCTTGAATGATTTCATCAGCTTTGCTCTGAGCTTCTTGAATTATGCTGGAGACAATTTTATCTGCCCCGGCGGTCATTTTATTAAGCTCCTAATATTCCACCAAATACCATCAACAGTATAGCAATCAGGAAACCATAAATAGCCTGAGTCTCAGGCAATGCAGTAAACAAGATACCCTGAGAGAACATGTCCGGATCTTCAACAACTGCTCCAACAGATGATGCAGCAGCCATACCCTGACCCATACCTGAACCTAAACCCGCAAAACCTATAGCAGCACCGGCACCTACAGCTACCAGACCTACTTCTACAGGTAAAGCAGTTTCTCCACCCAGTATTCCTCCAAATACCATTAACAGTATAGCAATCAGGAAACCATAAATAGCCTGAGTCTCAGGCAATGCAGTAAACAAGATACCCTGTGCAAACATATCTGGATCTTCAGCAACTGCACCTACACTTCCTGCTGCAGCCATACCCTGACCTAAACCTGAACCTAAACCCGCAAAACCTACGGCAATACCTGCGCCGATTGCTGCTAAAGCTGTACCTAATGCAATATCAACCATTTTTTTTCCTCCAAATTAATTCCTAACTTTTGTAAACTTTCTTTTAGCCTGGAAAGCTCTGAATTTAGAACTTCCACCAATGTAAAATTGTGCAAAGAATTCAACATAATGTAAACGAAGAGCATTAATAAATGCCCCTAAGGTCTGGAATGCCCCATTAGCAATATGTCCCAGAACGAATATTATGGGAGCTAAAATAAATCCAATATAAGGTACCATTTCACCAATTAAGCCTGTTAATATGTTAACAGTCATGGCAATACCTCCAGTAGCCAGTGCCAATGCAAGTAACCTGGCATAGGATAGTATGGTTCCTAAAAATCCGGAAATATCCATTAAACCGAACATTCCATTTAAGTAAATTAGCATAACAAAAGCCACGGCTACTATCGCTCCACCAATGTAGATGGAACCAAAGCCAGCCAAGTAACTGGCACCTAAAAGACCTACACCTAAAAGCATTAATAGCCACACAATCTGGCTTCCCACTGCTTGTTTGGTTTCTCCTCTTTTAAAGTTATTGTATGCCCCTAAAACCAGGCCCACAATGGTGTAGATAACACCGACAGTTAAAGCCATTATTAAGATGTTTTGAGGATACTTAAAAGCATCGACAGCCTCTATAACGGTGGGTAGTTCCCATACCAAGAAACGAGGGAAAAAGTCCCCTAGAAGCGAATTGGTAACCAGTCCCAGTACCGTGGCCCATATACCACAAGCAACCAGCACCAGACCCATATTTTTCATGGTCTGATTAACTTTGCCCATTCCCCGGTACAGAACCAGCCCCGCCAGCACAATTACTACTCCATAACCAGCATCTGTTAAACAGAAACCAAAGAAAAAGGGAAATACTAATGCTACCAGTATGGTTGGGTCAATTTCCCGGTAACTGGGAGAAGAATACATCTCTACAAATAATTCATATGGTTTTGCAAACCGCGGATTATCCAGATGAACCGGTACATCGTCCCCTTCAGGGTTTTCAACATCAACCACAGAATGGCCTTGGGTAGATTGTTCAATAGTCTCCAGGGCCTTATTCTCTTTTTTAACTGGAACCCAAGCTTCCAGCATCACAGTTTTTTTGGTTTCCCCGAAAGCGGAGAATATTTCATTTCTTTCTTTTTCAATTTCCAGTTGTTCTTTTAAGACCAGAAGATCATCTTCCCACTTTGAGGCAATATCTTTTAGGTCATTTAAAACAGAATTTCTCTCTTCTTTTAAGGCCTCCAGCCTATTATTTGACAGTTCAATTATTTCATTAGGCCTACCTGAGAGGAGAGAAATCTCATATCTTTCAAATTCAAGCCGCCTTAATACCCCGGCAATCTCTTCAGATAATTCTTTGAGAGATATGATCAAGATATTTAAGTCGGTTTTTGATTCTCCTGAGTCAGTATAGACCAGTATTTCGTCTTTCGATTGAGCGTATTCATCATGGAACTTTTGGTAGGCTTCTGTGGAAATTTTACCAGTTATCACTGATAAATATCTGGAATTTTTTAAATCATCAAAATTAATATCGAAGTTTATAAGTTTTTCAGCCGTTTGCAGCGCTGCTACTTTTTCATTTTTTTCAGCATCTATCATGGCTAATTTTTCTTCTATATTTCTGGTTTTACTTTCCACATTGCTGAGCATTGACTCAGCTTTATCCAAGAGAGCTTCGGCATCAATATCTTCAACTTCTCTTTTATCAAAGACTTCCGGACTGATGAAACCTTTCACCATATCTAAAATCCCGGCATCTTCCGAAGACACAGTTCCCAGAAAATCAACAATTCCAGTAGTCTTCATTAAAAGAGAGGATATTTTACCAGTATAGCCAGTAACCTTGGATGGTTTTAAAATTTGTGCCCACTCAGCGTCCTGTTGAATTCGCTCAGATATATCATGGATCTGCACAATTCCTTCCTCGTGCAAAGAGCGCACGACAGAATCAGAGTACTGATCCAGAGTTATTATTTTGAGTTTATGCATTCTCGCTGGTAAGAACATGGCACTCACACTACAGTACACTTTTTACAATAATATCTGAGGCCTCATCAACCTTGCTTAAGGAATTATTTTTGGTTACCCCAACTTCCTTTTTTGCCTGGTTAACAATATTCAAGGCCTCTTTTTTGGCTGTGGTTTCTGCATCAAAAATAAGTTTTTCAGCTTCTTCTTGAGCTTCCTTTTTAGCAGTTTCCATCATTTCCATGGATTTTGCCTTGGCCTCATCAATCATTTGAGCTGAATTAGTTTTAGAATCATTAATTAACTTATCAGCATCGTTTTCAGCTTTTTTAATCGTTGTAATAGCTTCCGATATCGTTATCATTTAATCACCATGGTTATGCAAAATCTATTTTGAGATATATTTATCTTTTACTATTTAGTTTTCTATTAATCCACCAATCTAGGAATACTATTTAAGGTTGCCATATTAATTTCATCAGCTGACCTGTTTTCTGCCCCATCATAATATATCTCTTCAATATCGAAAAATTTCCGGAAATCTGGTTCCCGGACCTTTTCTTCGTATACATGAGATATAAGGCCGGGTAATCTACCTATCATGAAAATTCCAGTGCCAGTTCTCCAGTTAAAG
This genomic interval carries:
- a CDS encoding V-type ATP synthase subunit C; the encoded protein is MADSISAIVTSMGFSSIESFIGLLLLAGFIIGAIVVIVTIKPVFEMFPYAYPNARVRARIGRLITQKQFSEILESENLEEVKNYLRGFPEYSKYVDKYPLEKALDIQMAETHDLIARIAPGGIKDVFRVLLKKWDISNIKTLITAKEAGLDPEKTAELLIPFGEISDVVEKLVEVKSVTEVIIGLEGTEYSQILEDALTDYEEKGMVLPLEAALDKYYLENLLKAVSDPSDANTTLLHPYIGTQVDASNLKIILRAKADGLKYDDISPYMISKGYQIRDWKLKDLMESEDVSGVISALEGTDYSTIMVDALAEYNKTGSIAPFEAALSGYIQKTAKTLSLKKPFGIGPMIGFLSRKEVEIKNLKVIVRGKRESGFPVSVIKEMLI
- a CDS encoding ATP synthase subunit A gives rise to the protein MITEGKIIKIAGPVIVADGMKGTQMYEMVKVGGDRLIGEIIELEGDTATIQVYEETAGLKPGEIVESTGGPLSVELGPGIIGSIFDGIQRPLEKIKIVAGDYIKRGVDVPSLPKDKKWTFKPLASAGDKVQGGDVIGEVQETSAVLQKIMVPPTISGTLKTIASPGEYTVTQDIAEVETEKGVEKVQMMQKWPVRKGRPYKKKLDPDIPLITGQRAQDTFFPVAKGGTAAIPGPFGSGKTVTQQQLAKWADADIVVYVGCGERGNEMTEVLKEFPELEDPKTGKPLMDRTVLIANTSNMPVAAREACVYTGITIAEYFRDQGYDVALMADSTSRWAEAMREISGRLEEMPGEEGYPAYLASRLAQFYERAGRVTTVGTEEKVSSVSVVGAVSPPGGDLSEPVTQNTLRICKVFWALDASLADKRHFPSIDWLQSYSLYVDSVQGWWANVDAEWRSNRDLAMILLQKESELQEIVQLVGPDALPDKERITLETTRMIREDFLQQNAFHEVDTYCSPGKQYKMLQTIIMFQEKAIAALERGAASEDIINLQVKEDIGRMKFVPEAEFEAKVKEIQEKIVKQCSEV
- the ahaH gene encoding ATP synthase archaeal subunit H, producing the protein MITISEAITTIKKAENDADKLINDSKTNSAQMIDEAKAKSMEMMETAKKEAQEEAEKLIFDAETTAKKEALNIVNQAKKEVGVTKNNSLSKVDEASDIIVKSVL
- a CDS encoding V-type ATP synthase subunit F: MKSSIAVVADADTVTGFKLGGIKEGYVVESTQEAEETLTTLIKEKTAIIIITEKIGEELREVIEKFTKSSALPMIIEIPDKSGPSDRATDPMRELIKRVIGVEMVK
- a CDS encoding V-type ATP synthase subunit K (produces ATP from ADP in the presence of a proton gradient across the membrane; the K subunit is a nonenzymatic component which binds the dimeric form by interacting with the G and E subunits), which encodes MVDIALGTALAAIGAGIAVGFAGLGSGLGQGMAAAGSVGAVAEDPDMFAQGILFTALPETQAIYGFLIAILLMVFGGILGGETALPVEVGLVAVGAGAAIGFAGLGSGMGQGMAAASSVGAVVEDPDMFSQGILFTALPETQAIYGFLIAILLMVFGGILGA
- a CDS encoding V-type ATP synthase subunit I — its product is MFLPARMHKLKIITLDQYSDSVVRSLHEEGIVQIHDISERIQQDAEWAQILKPSKVTGYTGKISSLLMKTTGIVDFLGTVSSEDAGILDMVKGFISPEVFDKREVEDIDAEALLDKAESMLSNVESKTRNIEEKLAMIDAEKNEKVAALQTAEKLINFDINFDDLKNSRYLSVITGKISTEAYQKFHDEYAQSKDEILVYTDSGESKTDLNILIISLKELSEEIAGVLRRLEFERYEISLLSGRPNEIIELSNNRLEALKEERNSVLNDLKDIASKWEDDLLVLKEQLEIEKERNEIFSAFGETKKTVMLEAWVPVKKENKALETIEQSTQGHSVVDVENPEGDDVPVHLDNPRFAKPYELFVEMYSSPSYREIDPTILVALVFPFFFGFCLTDAGYGVVIVLAGLVLYRGMGKVNQTMKNMGLVLVACGIWATVLGLVTNSLLGDFFPRFLVWELPTVIEAVDAFKYPQNILIMALTVGVIYTIVGLVLGAYNNFKRGETKQAVGSQIVWLLMLLGVGLLGASYLAGFGSIYIGGAIVAVAFVMLIYLNGMFGLMDISGFLGTILSYARLLALALATGGIAMTVNILTGLIGEMVPYIGFILAPIIFVLGHIANGAFQTLGAFINALRLHYVEFFAQFYIGGSSKFRAFQAKRKFTKVRN
- a CDS encoding V-type proton ATPase subunit E, whose translation is MTAGADKIVSSIIQEAQSKADEIIQEAQLESNSITEAGEKEAQLEKEKILDDAQKQSRMKYQQIISEAKMNARRADLEAREEVIEESFQKAFEKLRILASTSSSEYKQSLIEIITEASMECGGGELQVLIKVDDVDKVKDSLNDIEAVVEKETGTKTTLELGDNINTIGGAILKTKNGEIEVNNTIEARMQRFKKTLRYEVAKVLFE